The Belonocnema kinseyi isolate 2016_QV_RU_SX_M_011 chromosome 10, B_treatae_v1, whole genome shotgun sequence genome has a window encoding:
- the LOC117181747 gene encoding putative defense protein 3, with amino-acid sequence MAAGKQLVILLSTIVASLTFADGFPDGAPVDACVKPKPNQPYHGQAKPQPLGTNPYTVIASAEQYSPGSQITVKIQGDVFKGFFLQARDAHTNEWIGSWAKTANTVAHSECSAVTHADPRDKQTATLTWNAPLNARGRVYFT; translated from the exons ATGGCCGCTGGAAAACAGTTAGTGATTTTGCTCTCGACCATTGTTGCCTCGTTAACGTTTGCTGACGGATTTCCGGATGGCGCACCAGTAGACGCGTGTGTGAAACCAAAGCCTAATCAGCCTTATCACGGTCAAGCAAAGCCACAACCTTTGGGAACCAACCCTTACACCGTGATCGCCTCTGCAGAACAATACAGTCCCGGTTCCCAAATAACTG TGAAGATTCAAGGAGATGTTTTCAAAGGATTCTTCTTGCAAGCACGTGACGCTCATACGAATGAATGGATCGGTTCTTGGGCTAAGACAGCCAACACTGTCGCACATTCGGAATGTAGTGCTGTGACCCATGCTGATCCTCGCGACAAGCAGACTGCCACCCTTACTTGGAACGCCCCCCTTAACGCAAGAGGCCGCGTTTACTTCACGTGA